The DNA segment TTAGTTCGCGTAACATTTCTCAAATTGCTGCGTTGCCTGCCAGAAATGTCGTTCAGAGGCGAGAAATTGCTGAAACATTGGACTCTGGGAATTACGTGATGCGAAATAACAGAGTTGGGCGCCTTATCACaagtaattttgatgaatttgatGCGAACGCGATGCACCGAGTGCTCGAAAATGcgtttttgacgaaatttccGCTAAATTCGGGCtttaaatagcaaaaaacgagcaaaattCACGCGATTTCTCGATTGTTTTTGTCGTGTTGCCACTCTTTTGAACACATGACATCTCGCACGGGGTtgccaatgatttttttttagttcaaaatgtCGCCATAGAGGGCGCTGTCAGACTGCATATGTGAGGCGAGTAACTGGATGTCATTAGGAAATCCATAGTGACTGAGTGAGACGATCGAAAGTGATACTGTTATATGCTGTCAGGTAAGTATACCAGTACTGGTATACTTACCTGACAGATGTATAACAGTTCACTTTCAGCCGACTCACTCAGTCACGTGGATTTCCTCATGACATCCATTCACGAGCCTCCTTGTTTCGTGTCGCAGATGGCGCTAAAATCTTTAGGgtgttatcaatttcattcgtctcaaatctACAGTGTACTGTTTTCAAACGAATTTAAGCGCGGGGGCGTAATGCTTTCGTCCGAAAACAAACGCAGGATAATGACTGGAATTcccttatcaatttcattcgtctcactgtATTTCCCTTGGATTTCCTCGTGAATTCCATTGTCAACAAATCGTCGCAAAACACGAATCGTTCTCTTTTTATTAGCAATTTTAGACGAATTTACACGAAAAAGCAAGTAAAAAATCATGGTAACTATCGGGCGAATCGACAACGTAAACGAAGGGCATGTCTTCACAGCGGAAAACATGATGCTCGAGATAAACAAGAACAAAATTCCTCGACCAGGCAAGCTGATATTACTCGAAAGGTAATTATTAACTTCTTTGTTCCTTCTCTTGTTCTGAAACCCCTTTGTTTTTGCAGTTCCTTAAACTTTTGCCTGAACGACACACAAGAAGGTCTCTCAATTCCATGGCCCCGTATCGGTTTGCATGCAATTCAGAACAATAATGGGCTTCGCAGCATTTATTTCATGATCAATTTGGAAGTTGCATGGCCCGGCGTTTACGAGAACAATGTGCACAACAATGGAAACGCCGTCGATGATCCCGATGAGAATGACGAAGGACACGAATCTGATACGGAAGAACCTATGACGGAGTTTTACGTTGTTCCAATTAATACGGCGGAACAAGATATCGTCGAGGCAATCTTCAATTGGATGAAACACTGCCAGAGCTTGCATCCAGATCCCGATGATAGCATTTCAGAGGAAGATTTTATGGAAGCTGAAGACGATGATGGCGAAGCGAGTGCTGAAGGAGTTAGAAATTTGCATATTGATGGTAAGTTTgttcgaagaaaaatatcgaaattgattgattattttgcttttttttttctttttagatgaAGAAAAGTTTGCTGATGCGGAAGAAGATGAATAGAAACGATGACAAGAAGACTGTCGACAACTCAACCGAACATTTCCTTCTaacacatttattattattattattattactatttttatttataatttggcAACTTTAATAAAGTCAGAATTGAGTATGAATATCGTTAATGtaatgcaacattttttttttacttttatctgtgaaaatttcaacttttgtgaTGCACTCATAATCAATTttagaaggaaaattttatttttacatgaaataatTTGTCGCCTATACATATTggtatatcataaaatttgatagttTGAGCTTTGCACTTATCGTAGAGCTACAAtttacaataggtctcaatgccttttgcacaaaaataaatttacagaagcccaaaaacaaaattacgtattttgataaattcttttgaaaaaacattGTAATTCATGcaaaggcgttttacgaagagataaattttttttttttttttcaaattttcaaaaaaaaaatttttttttgattaaaaaacttgttcaggacaagtttcatgggaacgCGTTtgacgaaaagaaaaaaattttttttccaaattttcaaaaaatttttatttatagttttttgccccaaaaaattgatggggcaaaaaaaaaagttaaaaatttcatcaaaaattacagatTTTTGGTGTACATATTTTCataagttttaaagaaaattttaagaaaatttttcaatttttagtcatttttgttttcaaaatcgtatttcgacataaaattttctttaaaaaataagtttcatgaaaattattgaatttttttttaaatttgtcagatattcatttttttaaattttaattaaaaattttttaaaatcaatttttaatagacaaatatcaatgtgaaaaattcaaaaaactaaaaattatatttcatataagagaaaacattaaaaatcattttttgcattttttttcaagataagttttaaataaagtcgaaataaagtattttgtatgaaaaaactaTATTTACTGAAGAAAAATGCTAATAACGTATTTTCACTTGTTTTAGTTCTGAATtgttaattacaaaataagaacttgatattttgtcaaaatacttacgaaaagttgaaaaagtttcattttttgcaatGCTTGGTTTCTTATGAGAATTCTTACTAATGTTACTTATGCCgccaaatttattattcgttATTTCTCTATTGCAAACAAAGAGTTGGCATCTAATCTAAGgcttttaatgacaaaatatgGCGTTATATGCTTATTTTGGAAGAATCATTCTACTTTTAATTGTGAATTTTCTCTCAAAGCTTCATCTTcatgaaaataacaaattccCTTAATAAAGTTTGTCTTTTTAACATGTTGTAAAACAAAGCTTGATCATAGAATttctatgtaatttttttttttttttgagttcttAAAATGATTccgtaaaatattcaaaagtttattaaaaaaatatttttaaaatcttctattttttaatcagcTATATATTTGCCCTGCATTTTAGTATGAGAATTGCCTTGCCAACAGGCCTAAATTTGAGATTCAGCATTAATTTTCCTTACATTTCTTAAATC comes from the Culicoides brevitarsis isolate CSIRO-B50_1 unplaced genomic scaffold, AGI_CSIRO_Cbre_v1 contig_110, whole genome shotgun sequence genome and includes:
- the LOC134836659 gene encoding methylosome subunit pICln-like; this translates as MVTIGRIDNVNEGHVFTAENMMLEINKNKIPRPGKLILLESSLNFCLNDTQEGLSIPWPRIGLHAIQNNNGLRSIYFMINLEVAWPGVYENNVHNNGNAVDDPDENDEGHESDTEEPMTEFYVVPINTAEQDIVEAIFNWMKHCQSLHPDPDDSISEEDFMEAEDDDGEASAEGVRNLHIDDEEKFADAEEDE